The Desulfococcus multivorans DNA window AGATGGTGAAAAAGGCGCTGGCCATGGGCTGCGACCGGGCCTTTCATGTGAAAGACGATGCCGCTCTTCTCAGGGACCCCTTCGAAATCGCGTCGCTCATCGCCGCGTTTGCCGGCGACAAAGGCTTCGATGTGATTTTCACCGGCATGCAGTCCCAGGATCGCGGCTCCGCCCAGGTGGGGGTGCTGCTGGCTGAAATGCTGGGCATCCCTGCGGTCACCACGGTCGTGGACTTCGCGTTTGCCGACGGCACGATCACCGTCAAGCGCGAACTTGAAGGCGGCGTCAAATCCATTGCGCGGATGAAAACTCCGGCGCTGGTCACCTGCCAGCTCGGCCTGAACACCCCCCGCTATCCGACCATGCCGAACATCATGAAGGCCCGGAAGAAAGAGTTCATCACGGTGGATTCCGCCGATCTGGCCGCGGTGGAGGCCCGGCTGGCGGCTGAAAAAATGTACTTTCCCGAGAAAAAAGGCGGCCTGGTCCTCGAGGGCGATGCGGGAAAGCTGGCCGGACAGGTGCTGGACATTCTGCGCGAAAAGACCATGGTGCTGCGATAACCAACCATTACGAGAATCAAGGAGATTTTCCCATGAAAACCCTTCTGGTCGGAGAATACAGAGATGGAAAGATACCGGCATCCACCTATGAACTGGCGGCCTTTGCCCAAAAGATCGGGGCCGAGGCAGCCATGATCCTGGTGGGCGACACGGGGGTAGTGCCGAAGTTCGACGGCAGGCTCCTGCTGGCGGATGCCGCGAAATACGGAGAATACAACCCGGACGTCCACAAAAAACTGGTGAAGGCGGCCGTCACCCGGGAAAACCCGGATGTCGTGGTTCTGGCCCACTCTTCCTACGGCTGGGACCTGGCGCCGCGCATCGCCAATCTCCTGGGTGCGGCCCAGGTATCCGAGGTCGTGGACTATGCGGACGGCGCCTTTGTGGTCCCGGTCTGCAACGCCAAGATGCGCCGCAGCCTCAAGGCAAGGACCGCAGTGACGGTGGTCACGCTCCAGGCCGGCGCCTTCAGCCCGGCCGGGGAACCCGAAGGCACACCCGATATCGAGCCCCTCGACATTCCCGACACGGCCTCCCCCGTTGAATTTGTCGGCTATGAAGCGGCGCAGAAAGCGGCGGTGGATCTGAGCCGGGCCGATGTCATCGTCAGCGCCGGCCGGGGCATCGGCAAAAAGGAGAACGTGGCGATGATCGCGGCACTGGCCGAAGCCGTCGGCGGCCAGCTCGCCGCCAGCCGGCCGGTGGTGGATGCCGACTGGGTCGAGCATTCCCGTCAGGTGGGAACCACCGGCCAGACCGTCTCTCCTAAACTCTATATCGCATGCGGCATCTCCGGCGCCATACAGCACCTGGCCGGGATGAAAAAGTCCGAATTCATCATCGCCGTCAACACGGACCGGGATGCCCCCATCGGTGAGGTCGCGGATGTCATGGTGCTGGCGGATCTCAAGGAGTTCATCCCCGCCTTGACGGAAAAGCTGAAGGCGCACTGAAGACCTGGCTTCGTGTGGTCTCTTCAGCGGCGTGACAAAACAAAACGGCAGGGCCTTAAACGCCCTGCCGCAAGGTGATACGGCGTGTCCGGAAACGGATTCCGGTTTTCGGCTGAATCCGTAATTCCGGCACGTTGATCAGCTTTTTTAACCCGCGACGTCGATGCCCGGGTTACAGCCCAGATGGGGGTCTTCGTTTTCACATTCATGGTTCGCCCATCGCGTATCGATGTGGCCTTCTTCCCGTTCCTGCTCTGTCTCGACATAGTCCTGGATTGTATTTTCCGTATGTTTCATGATATCACCTCATCGTGTTGAATGTGTGTTCGCGGCGATCGCCTCTCATCCCGCTACGTCGACGCCCATGTCGCAACCCAGATGTTCATCCTTGTTATCGCAGTCGTGATTGCCTGTCCGGGTGTCCAGATGTCCTTCTTCACGCTCTTTTTCAGTTTCGATATAGTTTTGTACTTTATTCTCGGCCATGACGCACCTCCATGTGCTCCGTGTTTTTTCGATGTTGGTTTCGGCTCTTCCGCCGCTTGCCTTTGACACCAATATGGGGATCCGCTCGTCATCTTTCAATACGGTTGGTTCGATGGGTTTTTGATGGGGCTATCCTATAAAAACAGATGGCGATCAGCCTCGGAAGAAGGCAGAGATCAAAGGGATTGACATAACGAGAATCTTCTTATAGTATCAACATACCAACCCTACATCTTTAATGATCATCGAATCGGCAATTGACGACGCGAACACGCTGGAATCGTTTCGATCGCCTGGGCCTTCAGGCGCGGCGATATCATGGTCTATGGAAAGGCGGCTCGGTCGATCGCACGGAACGAGCGCCCGTGTTCCGCCGGTCGTCGTTTTTGCGAAATGCACTGGCTGGAGCCGCCGATTCGGCAACCCATCAAAAAAAGGAGGAACGGAATGAAACACAAAAACTTTAAGCCGTTCGTCGGCCTGATACTCATCGCGATTTTCGTGATCGGGGTAATGGGGATGGCGGATGCGGAGGAACCTTCAAAAACCAGTTATCTCCCCGTGGCCGTTGAAGAGCCCTTTCAGAAGATTTTCGATCGGATGAAAGGCGCGAAAGCGGATGTCATGAAACGACAGATGAATCTGCTCGACGAACGGTACGACCTGAGCGATCGTCCGGCGGAGGGCGTCATGATGTCGGGAGGGAAAAAGGCGGTTCAGGAGGGTGTCCGCGTCCAACTCTCCGCTGACATGACCTGGGAAAAGTTCGCCCAGATGACGCCTGAAGAAATCAAGGAAAAAGGCCTTTGGCCCAAAGGTTTTTACCCGTTGCCGCATCCCAATCATGTCGAGGGCGGCATGGTTTTTCCGCAGTTCCATATCGACGAGATCAACAAGCAGGAAGGTCGAGACCTGACCCGATTCGATCTGGATTTTGACCTGCCGGACCATTTCCTGCCCGAGTTTCCCCCGCCGATTTATCTGACCACAAGACCGGATCTCGGTGATGTATCCCAGGGAAAAGTCGTCACCATCATGAACTACTATGAGCTGTTCAACGGCATCCTGAACCCCAAGCAGATCGAAGGTCTGCGATTGCTGGTAACGCCTTTCCCCCAGCAGCAGTTCAATCAGACGGAAGACCGACGGTCGGAGCTTCCCAGCAGAGGCGTTACCTGTTTCGACTGCCACGTCAACGGGCATTCGAACGGGGCGACGCATCTCGTGGGCGACATCCGACCCCAGGAGTTCCGGCATCGTCTGGATATCCCAACGCTGCGCGGCGTGAATGTTCAGCGCCTGTTCGGCTCTCAACGCGCATTGAAAACCATCGAGGACTTCACCGAATTCGAGCAGAGAGCCGCCTATTTCGACGGAGACCCGGTCATCGCGACGAAGAAAGGGGTCAACGTTCTGGAGCGCGGAAGCCAGGTCCATTTCATGGCCGAATTTCAGGCCCTGCTGGATTTTCCGCCTGCCCCGAAACTGGACCTTTACGGCAAGCTGGACCCTGAAAAAGCGACGGAATCCGAGCTCAGAGGCCAGGAACTCTTCTTTGACAAGGCCAAATGCGCCGTATGTCACCCGGCACCGTATTACACCGACAACCTGATGCACAACCTGAAAGCCGAGCGTTTCTTCAAACCGCAGATGATCAACGGCCGCATGGCCTCCGCCGACGGACCGATCAAGACATTCCCGCTTCGCGGCATCAAGGACTCCCCGCCCTACCTCCATGACGGGCGACTGCTGACCCTGGAGGATACCGTGGAGTTCTTCAACCTGATTCAGGGCCTTGGCCTCACGGAACAGGAGAAGAAAGATCTGACCGCTTTCATGAGAGCGCTGTAATTCGGAAAATCAGGGGCCGCTCCATATTGATCCGGCTGATCCCATGATCATCCCTGGTCAAACCAATGCAAACGGTCATTAGGTACGGACATTGAAACAAAGGGCCTGCAGCCTGTGCTGCAGGCCCTTTGTTTTCGAAAGCTGTCGTTAACGGGACTGCCGGTTCAGGATTTCAGGGATGCGATCACTTGGTCGAGATCGGCGTGATCACCGGCGAACCGGTCGCGATGAGCAAACGTGATCTCTTCCCCCGGCCCGATGACAAACAGCCCCCCCTGCTGCCACAGATCACCGTCCGTGCTGCCTTGGCGAAATCCTTTTTTCATGGCGCCAAGCCCCTTCAAGAGAGCGGTCGGCCCCAGGGTCTCGAGCAATCCCCGTTTCAGTTTGAAGGCACGATAGGCTTCAAGCGTCGGGTCCACAACCATATCACCGTCAAATTGAAATTCCTGAACGAACCGCCGGGCGCTGTCGGGGGATCCGCTGCCGATGGCCACAAGGCCGATGGTCAACTGATCCAGAACGGGTTTGACCTTCATCAGGGCAGCGACCTGCTGCCGGGCGAACATTCAGCCGAAATGTCTCAGAAAGGCCAGCACCACGCGTCGTTCAGTGAACAGCGCGGTGAGTTGAATCTTGCGACCGTCGAGATCGAGGACGGTCAAACCGGAGATTTTCAGCATCAGATACCTCCATTTGGATTTCACCGTGAGCTTGTTTTTCTCGGCATATCATGGAGAAGGCGGCAATCTCACAGCCATGCGGCACAATCATATCTCATTATCTTCTATATAAATAAGCGAAATTCGCTTCGGGGTCAAAATGATCTTTTTCCAAACCTGAGCTTCAAAATCCCTTTACACGAGGTTCCGCTACACGAGGTTCCGCCTGGGGTCGTCGCCCGACAGGCCCCTAAACGCTTCGTTGGCCGCAGCAGACATCCTGATGGGAAAATTCGCAGGTGGCGCAGGCCAGCGACCCGCCCCGAGGCAGTGCGCGGCGCTCTTCCGACAGGAAGGGGTCCAGGAGGCGGCGGGCATTCGCCAGCTGTTCGAGGTCGACGCCCACCGTCT harbors:
- a CDS encoding electron transfer flavoprotein subunit beta/FixA family protein, which translates into the protein MKILVCIKQVPDMESKFRIDADNKWYSEEELAWRMNEYDEYAVEQAVRLREQIGDGADLTVLTIGPDRVREMVKKALAMGCDRAFHVKDDAALLRDPFEIASLIAAFAGDKGFDVIFTGMQSQDRGSAQVGVLLAEMLGIPAVTTVVDFAFADGTITVKRELEGGVKSIARMKTPALVTCQLGLNTPRYPTMPNIMKARKKEFITVDSADLAAVEARLAAEKMYFPEKKGGLVLEGDAGKLAGQVLDILREKTMVLR
- a CDS encoding peroxiredoxin-like family protein, with the translated sequence MLKISGLTVLDLDGRKIQLTALFTERRVVLAFLRHFGUMFARQQVAALMKVKPVLDQLTIGLVAIGSGSPDSARRFVQEFQFDGDMVVDPTLEAYRAFKLKRGLLETLGPTALLKGLGAMKKGFRQGSTDGDLWQQGGLFVIGPGEEITFAHRDRFAGDHADLDQVIASLKS
- a CDS encoding electron transfer flavoprotein subunit alpha/FixB family protein yields the protein MKTLLVGEYRDGKIPASTYELAAFAQKIGAEAAMILVGDTGVVPKFDGRLLLADAAKYGEYNPDVHKKLVKAAVTRENPDVVVLAHSSYGWDLAPRIANLLGAAQVSEVVDYADGAFVVPVCNAKMRRSLKARTAVTVVTLQAGAFSPAGEPEGTPDIEPLDIPDTASPVEFVGYEAAQKAAVDLSRADVIVSAGRGIGKKENVAMIAALAEAVGGQLAASRPVVDADWVEHSRQVGTTGQTVSPKLYIACGISGAIQHLAGMKKSEFIIAVNTDRDAPIGEVADVMVLADLKEFIPALTEKLKAH
- a CDS encoding cytochrome c Hsc, with amino-acid sequence MKHKNFKPFVGLILIAIFVIGVMGMADAEEPSKTSYLPVAVEEPFQKIFDRMKGAKADVMKRQMNLLDERYDLSDRPAEGVMMSGGKKAVQEGVRVQLSADMTWEKFAQMTPEEIKEKGLWPKGFYPLPHPNHVEGGMVFPQFHIDEINKQEGRDLTRFDLDFDLPDHFLPEFPPPIYLTTRPDLGDVSQGKVVTIMNYYELFNGILNPKQIEGLRLLVTPFPQQQFNQTEDRRSELPSRGVTCFDCHVNGHSNGATHLVGDIRPQEFRHRLDIPTLRGVNVQRLFGSQRALKTIEDFTEFEQRAAYFDGDPVIATKKGVNVLERGSQVHFMAEFQALLDFPPAPKLDLYGKLDPEKATESELRGQELFFDKAKCAVCHPAPYYTDNLMHNLKAERFFKPQMINGRMASADGPIKTFPLRGIKDSPPYLHDGRLLTLEDTVEFFNLIQGLGLTEQEKKDLTAFMRAL